From a single Phacochoerus africanus isolate WHEZ1 chromosome 11, ROS_Pafr_v1, whole genome shotgun sequence genomic region:
- the LOC125111310 gene encoding olfactory receptor 491-like — translation MEAGNHSSVTEFILLGLTEDPVLGVICFVIFLGIYVVTLVGNISIIALIKSCPQLHTPMYLFLGHLASVDSGISISVTPVMLIGFLRHGVAITTAGCEAQLLSVVFFGTTDGFLLATMAYDRYVAISLPLLYSTHMSPRVCVLLLGASYLGGCVNASLFTSCLLSLSFCGPNQIDHFFCDFSSLLKLSCSDVSILEIIPSISSGSILVVTGVVIALSYIHILFTILKMRSTEGRHKAFSTCTSHLTAVTLYYGSITFIYVMPTSSYSTGQNKVVSVFYSVVIPMLNPLIYSLRNRDVKEALRKTTLRLSQ, via the coding sequence ATGGAGGCTGGAAACCACAGCAGTGTGACAGAGTTCATCCTTTTGGGGCTCACGGAGGATCCTGTGCTTGGTGTCATCTGCTTTGTGATATTTCTAGGCATCTATGTTGTCACCTTAGTAGGCAATATCAGCATAATTGCTTTAATAAAAAGCTGTCCCCAGCTTCACACGCCCATGTACCTCTTCCTTGGCCATTTGGCTTCTGTAGACAGTGGTATTTCCATATCAGTCACACCAGTGATGCTTATAGGCTTCCTTAGACATGGAGTGGCCATCACAACCGCTGGCTGTGAGGCCCAGCTCCTTTCTGTGGTCTTTTTCGGGACAACTGATGGCTTCCTGCTGGCcaccatggcctatgaccgctatgtggccatcagCTTGCCCCTGCTCTACTCCACCCACATGTCCCCAAGAGTCTGTGTCCTCTTACTGGGGGCTTCCTATCTGGGTGGGTGTGTGAATGCTTCATTATTTACTAGTTGCTTGTTGAGTCTGTCTTTCTGTGGACCAAATCAGATAGACCACTTCTTCTGTGATTTCTCCTCTTTGTTGAAACTTTCCTGCTCAGATGTCTCTATTCTTGAAATTATCCCTTCCATCTCCTCTGGGTCCATCCTTGTTGTCACAGGAGTTGTCATAGCTCTCTCTTACATCCacatcctcttcaccatcctgAAGATGCGCTCCACTGAGGGAAGACacaaggccttctccacctgcacATCCCATCTCACGGCCGTTACGCTCTACTATGGAAGTATTACCTTCATTTACGTGATGCCCACGTCCAGCTACTCCACTGGCCAGAACAAGGTGGTGTCTGTGTTCTACAGTGTGGTgatccccatgctgaaccccctcatctacagcctgaggaacagagaTGTAAAGGAGGCCCTGAGGAAGACCACTCTCAGACTATCTCAGTAG